In the Triplophysa dalaica isolate WHDGS20190420 chromosome 8, ASM1584641v1, whole genome shotgun sequence genome, AATTGAATCATtacgtttattttaaatgatctgaATCAGACTTGAGTCATTTCCATCAGATTTGGATCATTATAACCAGACTTGtatcatttgaataaaatgtgaTTCATAAGAACTGGACTTGAGTTATTAGAATTAGATTGAAATCAGAATTGAAtcattaaatttattttaaatcaatttaaatcagatttaaatgatttaatgaatataaaagtgTAATAGACATCTGTCACCTGTTTCTGTGCCGATGCAGTCGATGATTAAGCACACTCCTCTAGGATCTGTCTGCATACTGTACACTTCAATCTGAGGTGAGAAATCACACTgttcacatcatcatcatcatcttaaTCATCACACATCCCAGAACACAGGGCTAAAGACACGGCTTTCATCATTCTTACCTGACTACACACACCAGGTGTTTCTTTCCGTACAGCGGTCCTCTTATCTAAACAAGACCACCAGTGAATTTACAGTAATAACACTCGTGATGtacaacttcacttcatcaagTATACACTAGTTGTGTATCCTTTCCTTAGAGTTTATTATTGTTACACTTAGAGTATACTTAGAAGTTCACTTTAATACACTTAAAAGTGGGCCAGTTTAGTCTGAAGTAGtattgaaaaacatgtttactagAACTATCACTCACTACATAAAGAATAAATGAAcgtatatataatatacttgTACTTAAAGggattacacaaaataaatacagtgaAGGGTTGTGTGCTTTGCGTCCTCACCACAGAGTTTGTGAACTTGACGTGTTCTGTTGCAGGACACTGATGAAGAGACTTCCAATGAGCGGTTTACCTTCAGATgacaaaaacatataatatatattataatatagtcCAGTGAATctcttgtcttttattaaatatcatttttatctCTTACTGATGCTGGTGTGTTGAGTTGCTGTTTGACTGCTGATGAAGTTTCTCGTTTCTTGTTTAACACTGAAAATGCAAATATCGGTTATCAATGAAACTCAACAGATTTCATTCTTCAGAAATTCCTTTAAGCTCATTACTCAGGAAACGCAACAGGAACCACACAGATGTGACGTCTCTAGTGCAAGTTCTCATGTGATGTGATCTCACTTCCTcatatttctcattttctcttGACAGCAAAGCAGCCTCAGTTTCATATGTTATCTCTGGATTCTTGTTAGTGGTTTTTTTGTAGATGGTTTTGTTGGATTATGAATGGATATTGACTCTGATAGAAAGATGAGCGTGTGGATCACTTGCTCTGTGTTTATTCACATGAGGACTTCTGCAAGTGTTACAGTCAGAGGATCTGAAGCGGACGTCTCTAAACGCTTCCGAGCATCTGCAATCATTCTTAAACATGacgatgatgaggatgatgttCACCTTTCTGCTGGTAATGTCGGATTTTTTTGGCCAGATCAGCTCTGTGAATGGATCTCATTAAATGTTCAATTCTGTCCGTCCTGTCACTGGAGAGCTGCTCAACTTTCTCCAACTCCATAACGATGTCTAAAAAACTCTGCAAAGAAGAAATATTCCTGAAATGGTCCACTGACATTCACATGTATGTTCAAACTACAGTCAAGAGTCCCATCAAATCAAAAGTCCCTGCAGATGATACCTGGATGTTTTGCAGTTTGTGTTTGGGTAAAGTGTCTCTCAGGAGGAATGTCAATGACTTCAGGTCATGCGTGTCCATGTCTTCACTTACATCAGCCATCAGAActctaacacacaaacacacacagagtcaatACTTCACATCTGGAGCATGAATAAAGCCACACTTATACCTGTGAGAGGTGAATCACCTGTACTCTGACACGACTCCACTGTTCTCCAGCATCCCCTCAACAGTGCCCTTACTAGTGCTCAACACGTCTCGCAGCAGGTCGTAGCGTTTGATTCTCAGCATGAGCTCCGTGAGAAACACGTGGTCAGTGTGTGTCATTCGGCAGAGCACAGAATGTAAGACTGTTCTGAGATCAGTGGAGCAGGTGTCCGTATGCAGAGCTCCACACAGATAAAACAGACGCTTACATTCATCTGTGCTGAGTTCATCTGTGATCTGACTGATGATGTCACCCaacatctgaaaacaaaaacatcacttTTATCATACGGAAAAAAACACTGGAGAGATTATTTAAGACATtgatgagattaaatggaaatatttgtttaaatctcatctgcgtctcagatatttattCTGAGAGAGAGGGTCTCAGAAGTCTcagaaatgtgtcaaactgagctcagatttgtcaagtctgcattCAAAAGTCATTATTGAAGATCTggatatgaactcaaacatttctccaGTTCCACAATCCATTCATTTGATACTTCCTCTGAGCAGTACTGTGGATTTATCACTCATGTCATGAGCCGGATGATTCATGGCTTTCACAACTGAATTTAACTGAAAACCAATGTGTATGATGTcacataaactaaataaatcatgCTAGCTCAAAAGACCGTTTTGACCTCATCAGATAGAGAAATGTTTGAACTTTATATGAAAGTCAAACCGCAAACTTGATCCATTCATCATCAAAAATACACGAGTCTCATTTAAACCACGTAGAAAGTTTTCTGTCATTTCGTAATGACAGTgatgtataaaaataacaacataaatgatTGATATGTTACATTCTTTTGTAAAGTTTTGAGATCGGCTCTGATGTGGAGTTTGTGATTTCAATAATAAAATCTCAAATCACTGTTAGTTgataacaaataaaagtaacatatattataaaagataaatgtaGGTTCTTACCTTGAGAGATGCGTTCTTTCAGCTAAAGGAAGAACAGTGAACATAAATGCAATGGGTTGGCGGAACATAATGTCAGACGTGTAGGAAAGAGGAAGTGATGACACGTAGAAGGAAACTGTGCTTTTCTCAACCACACATTCACACTTCAGCGCTTTTGTTAATTCATATGACGATGAACATTCTAGCAGACACCTTCATCAGATAACAAACTCTACACAATAACCTGTTTCACGGCAAATGATAAATCAATTATCGCGTTTTattagttaaaaaaatcttttaataatTGCTAATCACGGTGGTCGGACGGATGATGACTTCATAGGGCCCCGGGGGCAGATGCCTTAAGCGCCCCATCCACATTTTTTCCGTTCTTTCACTGTGTATTCAAAGTTATAGAaagttaaatgaatgaaaattaaaactgtTCTCGCTCTGCGTCAAATGCCTGCGCTTCGCTGAATATAATCTATACAAGGTTTATAGAAGTAATATTAGCTACTCTGCGAAAAATCTAAAAGCTTATGAAATACACATCTTTAATAAACTgtcaaatatacacatttttaatgcatcacataaataaaacattatttctcaCCATAAAATGCCCCGGTCTGTAAACATTAAATCATCAAGGAAAAGATTCAGAAAATGCTATTTACATGTGctgtaatgtaataaataagttACTTGaataagttaaaaaaacatacaaatattagtTGTTAAATTGCAATCCAtttttgatcatttcattttttacagggtaTCCACAGAGGCCTTGTAAATGCTATGGGATCCATAtagaacacacaaataaacatttcctTTCATTGTTGTTGGGTTTTATCTGTACCAAACTGGATGGCGCAACTTTAAAGCCCAGGCCCCCTCAGGCTCAGTCAAGTTCTCATAATTCATCCCGTTGGTCTCTGTACTCTCCCAGTCCAGATAACAATTTCTGTTGGCAAGAACGTAACACTCACGTAACTGTTTGTTTCTCAGAACGTCATTTTCAAAGGTTCGTTTTTGGTTCTCCAGGAAAGTTTTCATTACCAAAATCGAAAGTTTCCGTTTCCCATAACATTACAGAAACCATGAAACTAATTTTTTATTTCCGTATAgataaccaaaaacaaacattaaaagacTTTCTGTGAACCAAAAACTACAACATTagcctaatatatatatattgacatcgtatttttttattgcgcaAACAGGTCTTTTTATAAGCAAACTTCACATTTCTGTTCAAAATTGGCTTTTGATAACTTGACTATCATTTGGTGAAATGACCATATTTGGCCATTTAAACTAAAACGGTAGTCATCCAATCTAAAAAACCCGTTTTACAGAAAGTAGCCTACAATATGCACCCCTCAACACAACTTAAAACTTAAGGatttaaaacatataacatCTTTACAAGAAACAAGCGTGACACCATTTTGCGAGAATTCCTTTGTATTTGTTGTGATCCTTATGATCCAAATAACAAGATCACGTAAAACATGATGTTAATGTTCCGGAAGTACCGCAGATGTTGTCGCCTGTGGATGCTCGAGATTCATCTCCAAATCCCTgagactgtgtttctcttttcttcgaGCACAGCTCCAGCTTCATCAGAAGAGTTCAGAAAAGTAAAAGATCTACAATCGTTTGACAAATGTTTCCGCACTGATTTCACTTCTTATTAGTCTCGGGTCCCTTTGTCCTCACCACACGTCAGTAATGAGTAACGTTTACTTCCATTCTCTCACGTTAGCTGTTTTTATCGCTTATCTATGttgatgtaattaaaataagaaaaacacattatcaTTAACATATGGAGGATTAAATGTAGGCTGTTGGATTCTTCTATTACCCTAATAATTAGTTTCTCATTACTGAAGTTATTTTCGATTTAAAGAGCACAGTAACCACACTGTGTGTACCTCATCAGATATTAGATTTAGATATTGAAATAACAGAACCAATGACtcaacacaatatatttaaagaggatatttattgacagaagaaaaaacattgaattatcTTCAG is a window encoding:
- the LOC130427509 gene encoding CASP8 and FADD-like apoptosis regulator, with protein sequence MLGDIISQITDELSTDECKRLFYLCGALHTDTCSTDLRTVLHSVLCRMTHTDHVFLTELMLRIKRYDLLRDVLSTSKGTVEGMLENSGVVSEYRVLMADVSEDMDTHDLKSLTFLLRDTLPKHKLQNIQSFLDIVMELEKVEQLSSDRTDRIEHLMRSIHRADLAKKIRHYQQKVLNKKRETSSAVKQQLNTPASVNRSLEVSSSVSCNRTRQVHKLCDKRTAVRKETPGVCSQIEVYSMQTDPRGVCLIIDCIGTETDALEKTFTRLHFHVKKHNLLSAGDVVSVLMDVARQRDLNSSCAFICCMISRSRRSSHLLDTDRHGPGLNLDTIRHLFTADSCPGLAGKPKLFFIQTYDVSEPQRCVGFRGQEDGELETDGPAMFCRGRSVPTDADIFWSHCCSQEKQQKTPEHQSVYLNALTSALHDGHIRRTHLLDVHTAVNREVFQHNSKFPGSSVLNLKHTLRKNIYL